Below is a genomic region from Aphis gossypii isolate Hap1 unplaced genomic scaffold, ASM2018417v2 Contig01015, whole genome shotgun sequence.
TATAGTTACACCATAGTTCCTAGTATAAAAAAGGAACAcagaaataattagttatgatctaggttttatcttttatattgtTCTAGGATTTTATGTATCATAAGAACAAAaccactgaaaataaaatgtgagattacaatatactaaaatacctattaaaaaatgttgcatAATGACAATAGGTATACCTTGTAATCGTTTAGCTATttgatgttttgaaaaaaaataaggggGCCAATGTTGAGCCATCGCAGAGATATCATCAAACCgactaaataatagtattgtgtTATCAAAGAAACGTAATCACcaagttaaaagtttaaaaaaggtCAGATTCCATTTCATACATTTGAAACTAGAACCATTAGAATAAGATTTAAacgttgaataaaaataataggtacctacttattgaataaaacgattaaatgaaattttaaaataaataaaatcttaatttcaatagttaatatgtgtgtgtttgcattataatttaaatgtagagTAAAgctaaaattacttattaaataaaatgtttatatgaaatttaaaaaaaataataaaatcttatttttaattgtcaatatttgtgtaaacgtacaatttccatttttattttgctaaaaaaCCAACTAGGTTTTTATTTCACAGTGGCGTGTTTTAGGGGGGGGGAGTTATAGGGGCATTGGGTCCCCCTGCgacttttttactattttgagTAAGCACtgaactataattaaaagtcAAATTccattattatgcatttgcGTACCTATTGTGACTAGGACTTGCTCGCCTATATAATACGTTCACAccattatatacagtataactaCAATAGAAACCATTTCtgacataggtaataatattaccatacataaaaattattaaaaaaagaatttttttttctgaaaattcgTATAgtcattatattcaaaatacatttagagctttttatatttgatttggtttgaaatgtttaaaatgaaatgtgagttttttattagtaaatttaaaattactgcttcatatttacatacataaaaattattaaaaagaaaatagtttttttttttctaaagttTCTTATAAACAGTTTTATCAACAAGTCATATTATCTTTACAGTACATTTATAGATTAcctattggttttaatttgaaatgttccaaaaataaattgaattttttattattaaattaaaaatgactgCTTCATATTtactcatttataaattattaaaaataagtatttattttattctaaaatttcttttaagcattttaatcaacaagtcatattatatttacagtttatttagagcattttgttttaattttggtgtgtaatgtttaaaatgaaaactgagttttttattagctaaataaaattgactgcttcatatttacacacatatagctatattaaaatacgtgattacggtttttttaaattcctcataatcatttaaatcaacaagtcacattatatttacagtacatttagagttttttgtataagtttaggtttgaaatgtttaaaataaaaatcgaattttttgttattaaattaaaaaagacttatgcatatttacacatatataagctattaaaaaaaagtgtttatttttttctgaaagttCGTATAgtcatatattcaaaatacatttagagctttttatatttgatttggtttgaaatgtttaaaatgaaatgtgAGTACATTTACAGAGAACATAATATGAAGcagtcatttttaatttactaataaaaaactcagtttttattttaaacattacaaaCCTAAACTACTACAAAAAGCTCTAAATGTACTGTATATAGAGTGTATCACAATGATCTAacacatttaaatgtaattttaatgtaaaattgtcatatctTCATGATAcaccctgtatataatatgacttgatgattaaaactgtttataagaaactttagaaaaaaaactcttTTTTACTTTGAAAACATCAAGTTAATCGGAGTATTGCAATCTTAGTTATATGcctagtatatttattacggttttattttattatataatattctgtctaaaaaatttaattattttacaatattatacattttatagtatattaaaatatattaatatatttcataattgatAGCActaagtatatatgtattaaaaagattcataagtaaaaaaaaaaatcatgaataatattatgtcatatgtATTGTTGGTATATATGTTGAACTCCATAAATTAGTTTAccatttactattaaaaaagcataaattaataaaaataattaaaagacaaaatgtaagaaaagccaaaaaatatatttttattgttttgttagtTTCAGACAAATGATACTATTATTCTACCGCCGTTGTTGATTATAGGCCTATAGTACATTGGCCAAAATAAACTGGATGGGTTGAATAAGTGTTATTGTTTGCCGTTAACTGTTGAATCACTTGAAGGATGGACAAAGTCTGGTATCAATTCATTAgcataattatacctattaaaaaaaatatatatatatgatataattactaattatgattaattatatgaaatagatacattttaaaagtataataatagggTTTAATTAAACTAAGTACTatgttatagaaattaataacaaagaaGATAGCACTAGTTaacatatttcaattatagtattttaaagttaagtcttaaatgaaataaatcagttgtaatgtattaataatcaacaatCAAAACATCAACAGAGcggataatatatatcattaatatattagaagtagctaaaataaataaaataactgctgtaatcagtaatcaatttttttaagaatgtgTTCTAACTTCTAATTATAGTGGAAATCATGCTTtaagttaaattgtttaaaactaaGTTTACCAAGACCATATTGGCAGCTAATATATAACAagacaaacatttatttaataacttctatgataattaataattacctaactATGGCCAAATCATAGTGACCAAGCAGGTGAAAAACAAGTCCAAGTTTCCAATGACCTTCAGCATTTTTAGGGTTTAAACACAATGCAGTAGTTAAAGCATTTCTTGCATTTTCTGGATcagattttttcaaataaagatCTCCCAATATCATGCAAATATTGAATGCAtctttgtgtttattttgctGTTGATATATTCGAAGAAGATTCCTGTATAAATCCACACTTTCTGCATTCAATtggatacattttttgaaacatttttctgCTTCATGTAAATTTTTCAGATTGTGATAATACATAAAAGCCAGatctacatttatttgtaaatgatCGGGgtctaattttaaacattttttaagggTTTCAACCGACATTAACATGTCACCTTGATAACAATATGCACTtgctaaaaactttaaaacagtGATATTGTTTGGAACTAATTTACTAGCTTTTTCCAATGCCTCAACTGATTTTTGGTAGtcatttattaagaaataaactTGACCCAAATTATACAAAGTAACTTCCCTATTCGGATTTAATTCTAATGCtttatgataacaaaaaatagcTTCTTCATATCTTTTACACGAAAAACATAAATCTCCTATTTCACTAAAATCTTCATAACGTTGATTAGCCATCACCTTAACACTTATTATCTGTTGAGcttttttgttatgttttgaGATGGTGACGTGTCCATTTTTCAAACACgtgtgaaatttttaaatgaaaacaacaAATGATTCACATAAGCTTATGACCAGAATTTTGATAATGAActgcaaataaacaaaatatataatttaatatattacagtgaatatgatatatacacatataactttatattatgatttacacttacaaacaataaataatttagaaaatataggaggacaataaatacaaactatttaacaatttacattaaggataatctaaaaaaattatccaagTTACATTCTTTGACAATCAGGTGCGGAAAGGACCTGCAAATTACCCAGTTGAACTCGGTGAGCCGCATTAAGTTTGGGCCGACTAAGTAATATATGGTTGAAAACATTTGAATACCCCAAACTCTGTTTTTCTGAATagcacaaaaatgtatattaatgtgaatcaataactttatattattgaaaaattggccgctaatattattagttgccggtcaaaattctaaaactCGGTGAGACAATACGATACCTtgtttaggttaggttaatagTAAAATGGCCAAAGAAATTTTCctaataaatttcattgtgtttaataattgtttatataatttaaaaaacacttaaatgaacgctatacattttattttttaatgtttgtattttttttcatttaaatttttatattcgatTTTTAAGCTCTTAGCTTGCAGAGAAAAGATTGAAAGGTGATTGTTGAACAGAAAGTACAGTTGccattagttaataataaatgaataaaaatgaataatttaaattattaggtaagtATTTACACAACTATTAAGAGAGGTGATAGATAGGGATAATAGgtgtttaatgttaaaaagcaATGTTCAACAagtgaatataataagtgATAAAATTCAAAGAGATGTTTAGTATAGGTTaatcgtaatttataatacaacactaaaataaaagcttacaaaagtatgtatatttacttatcaaacataaaaaacatatagataagaatattattgagCGAATCATGTAGGCTATTGTTGATATTTACTTTTGGAAGAGagttataagcattttaaagttttaatgttttacataGATTTAACTCatttcaaaatgaaaatataaatgtgttttctTAGACAAAATTGTTAcctttagattttataataggtaaatcgGCTCTAACTCTACTAAAcgcaaattttttatattgtatgtttataaaacaaaaacaacatgTATGAATATGATAtccacttaaaaaataaattcaacatcAATAAGCATTGATAAAAATAGGATTCTAACCTATGTATACACTGTACACCTAGTCAAGATATCTATACAGAACATCTATTAAGTTACATACACTAAATACCAATCACTAGTTTATGAGTAATATATAGCActtgtataatagtaatctttacagtttttaatacttcagttttcaattttaaaggtTACATTTAGTAAAAACTATCATAATCTAACTTAACGATGATCACTAGATAGTGAACATTTAACAGTGCAATCAGAATAGTGTTAAATACTttctagttaaatttatagatttgtGGAGTAAATTGGGTGGTACTCATGCTGTAATTGCACTACCACAtttgaaatagaaatatatattgcaaGTTTACATTATTGCAGCAttagaaaatcataaaatattgtaaacctataatttctattttctaaaGTACACATTTGCttacaaattacaagtatgtatacaatttcacTTTTTTACAAGTGTTGTTTTGTATCTATATCATAAATCCTATTTCAAGAGTTCATTTTGGCTCACATTTTTTGACGATAATTTCAATTAcctatctattaataattgatgagTTTGATGCAACATCTTTTAAGAGGATGTTACtcggtttaaaataaaaaataatttgtaattttttttttttgtactgtatgaatattatttttattagcagCAATAAACCTTACAGTGGGtagatataacattttttcttatttctgCTTTGCCTATCACaaaggtatttaataataggtacatttttaactgccaaaataattgaatacttatttaataaattaacctagtatatatatttatttattgggcGAGTGGGGATTTTCAAATGAAGTCAGTATTAAtgggttagaaattataatatttctctgCACCGCCAGAAATTGGGGTCGATTTAAGTCAGTGTTTGTAAAGTTTGTAACAAATAtctaataggtaggtattaataataataatataaaactaggtaattaatatgataacaatacTAACGTTCATACTTACAAAAGATTTATCTGTTTGAAGTATATTGATAGTAGTATACAGCAGACAAGAACACAATAACGTACAACACAAGCCGCAGGAAACACACACTCAACTACTAGAGAAGTAGAGAGCGTACAATGTAAGAGATTCTCTATAATCTCTAGTACAGTATATAGCTAACTATATGACAGCCGGCGAGTCCAGtttgttaaaagtattaagtatttagtcCCAGTgaagtaaacaaaattttataactacactaaaactaaattaaacacGGAAAATTCATCAGTAACGAAACGATAAACAAGTGTCTAAACGAAACTGCGTAGTGTGACAGTGTGTATCGCGCCGACAACCGACAACACGCGGACAACGCCGTTTGATTATACAAACAACCAATGGAATAACGCCATTGGCCCGTACAGTATCAGCCGGGTGTCCcgctcataaaaataatttaaaatgattcgaAAGTCAATAAGCGTTATCaactattaaatacaaaattcggtatacattttatttgttatataatatattatatttaataaaatatgtataatatatatatgatttaatacaatacaggcataaacaacattaaaagtcatattcaattatattaggtacagtatagaattatactatttttttttttttgtttagaacaTAAGATAACATTCACATAAAATTCGTACAACGTTTTCTTActattgcaatattataaagagCAACATCTGATAGACGCTGCCAAAATTTGAATGCGGGAGTGCCGAGACTTATTGATTGATAGaattcgccgccgccgcagctATTCCTTTAAGGCTGTTGAATGCGAACCATTTTTAAGCGGTCATATTTTGGCAATATGCGATATCCTTCGTGAGTTAAGTGTAACTAAGTGTGTTGTGACTGATTATTAGTGTGCGTGAGTTCCCCGAATGC
It encodes:
- the LOC126548866 gene encoding uncharacterized protein LOC126548866; translation: MANQRYEDFSEIGDLCFSCKRYEEAIFCYHKALELNPNREVTLYNLGQVYFLINDYQKSVEALEKASKLVPNNITVLKFLASAYCYQGDMLMSVETLKKCLKLDPDHLQINVDLAFMYYHNLKNLHEAEKCFKKCIQLNAESVDLYRNLLRIYQQQNKHKDAFNICMILGDLYLKKSDPENARNALTTALCLNPKNAEGHWKLGLVFHLLGHYDLAIVRYNYANELIPDFVHPSSDSTVNGKQ